One Vespa crabro chromosome 9, iyVesCrab1.2, whole genome shotgun sequence genomic region harbors:
- the LOC124427052 gene encoding speckle-type POZ protein isoform X5, with translation MCPVGYNSEYEEVALGNLDNLFSTSTGPELSRVRMALARLAVSDCAPQTSRVSSNLHSSSSMAVSRVPSPPPPEVNTPVAENWCYTQVLCAQVKVVKFSYMWTINNFSFCREEMGEVLKSSTFSAGANDKLKWCLRVNPKGLDEESKDYLSLYLLLVSCNKSEVRAKFKFSILNAKREETKAMESQRAYRFVQGKDWGFKKFIRRDFLLDEANGLLPDDKLTIFCEVYTFVSVVADSVNISGQSNTIQFKVPDCRLPDDLGLLFENQKFSDVTLTVCGREFQAHKAILAARSPVFSAMFEHEMEERKQNRVDITDVDHEVLREMLRFIYTGKASNLEKMADDLLAAADKYALERLKVMCEEALCGSLAIENAADILILADLHSADQLKAQAIDFINTHATDVMDTAGFKSMVNSHPHLIAEAFRALATQQIPPIGPPRKRVKQS, from the exons ACTTGCGGTGAGCGACTGTGCGCCCCAAACGTCGCGGGTCAGCTCGAATTTGCACAGCAGCAGTAGTATGGCAGTAAGCCGCGTTCCGAGCCCACCGCCGCCGGAAGTGAACACCCCTGTTGCCGAGAATTGGTGTTACACACAG GTTTTATGTGCACAGGTGAAGGTGGTCAAATTCAGCTACATGTGGACGATAAATAACTTCAGCTTCTGCCGTGAGGAAATGGGAGAAGTTCTCAAGTCGTCCACCTTTTCGGCTGGAGCCAACGACAAATTGAAATG GTGCCTAAGAGTGAACCCTAAGGGTCTGGACGAGGAGAGCAAAGACTACCTGTCCCTGTACCTCCTTCTTGTTTCCTGCAATAAATCAGAAGTCAGGGCAAAGttcaaattttctattcttaatGCCAAAAGGGAAGAAACCAAAGCAATGG AGAGTCAACGAGCGTACAGGTTCGTTCAGGGTAAAGATTGGGGCTTTAAAAAGTTCATTAGGAGAGATTTTCTATTGGACGAAGCCAATGGGCTCTTGCCGGACGATAAACTCACGATATTCTGTGAGGTATATACCTTT GTCAGTGTGGTCGCAGACAGCGTTAACATTTCCGGACAAAGTAACACGATACAGTTCAAAGTACCGGACTGTCGGTTGCCCGACGATCTTGGTCTTTTATTTGAAAACCAAAAATTCAGCGACGTCACGCTGACCGTTTGTGGAAGGGAATTTCAGGCGCACAAAGCCATTCTCGCGG CACGAAGTCCCGTTTTTTCGGCGATGTTCGAACACGAGATGGAGGAGAGGAAACAAAATCGGGTGGACATTACCGACGTTGATCACGAAGTGCTGCGGGAAATgttaagatttatatataccgGGAAAGCGTCGAATCTTGAAAAAATGGCGGACGATCTTTTAGCAGCGGCGGATAAGTATGCCCTCGAGAGGCTAAAGGTAATGTGCGAGGAAGCACTTTGTGGGAGTTTGGCCATTGAAAATGCAGCGGACATTCTTATACTCGCCGATTTACATAGTGCTGATCAACTTAAAGCCCAGGCCATAGATTTCATTAATAC ACATGCGACAGACGTAATGGATACAGCGGGATTTAAGTCTATGGTAAATTCCCATCCGCATCTGATAGCCGAAGCCTTCCGTGCGTTAGCCACTCAACAAATTCCACCTATCGGACCACCAAGGAAACGAGTGAAACAGAGCTGA
- the LOC124427052 gene encoding speckle-type POZ protein isoform X6: protein MCPVGYNSEYEEVALGNLDNLFSTSTGPELSRVRMALARLAVSDCAPQTSRVSSNLHSSSSMAVSRVPSPPPPEVNTPVAENWCYTQVKVVKFSYMWTINNFSFCREEMGEVLKSSTFSAGANDKLKWCLRVNPKGLDEESKDYLSLYLLLVSCNKSEVRAKFKFSILNAKREETKAMESQRAYRFVQGKDWGFKKFIRRDFLLDEANGLLPDDKLTIFCEVSVVADSVNISGQSNTIQFKVPDCRLPDDLGLLFENQKFSDVTLTVCGREFQAHKAILAARSPVFSAMFEHEMEERKQNRVDITDVDHEVLREMLRFIYTGKASNLEKMADDLLAAADKYALERLKVMCEEALCGSLAIENAADILILADLHSADQLKAQAIDFINTHATDVMDTAGFKSMVNSHPHLIAEAFRALATQQIPPIGPPRKRVKQS, encoded by the exons ACTTGCGGTGAGCGACTGTGCGCCCCAAACGTCGCGGGTCAGCTCGAATTTGCACAGCAGCAGTAGTATGGCAGTAAGCCGCGTTCCGAGCCCACCGCCGCCGGAAGTGAACACCCCTGTTGCCGAGAATTGGTGTTACACACAG GTGAAGGTGGTCAAATTCAGCTACATGTGGACGATAAATAACTTCAGCTTCTGCCGTGAGGAAATGGGAGAAGTTCTCAAGTCGTCCACCTTTTCGGCTGGAGCCAACGACAAATTGAAATG GTGCCTAAGAGTGAACCCTAAGGGTCTGGACGAGGAGAGCAAAGACTACCTGTCCCTGTACCTCCTTCTTGTTTCCTGCAATAAATCAGAAGTCAGGGCAAAGttcaaattttctattcttaatGCCAAAAGGGAAGAAACCAAAGCAATGG AGAGTCAACGAGCGTACAGGTTCGTTCAGGGTAAAGATTGGGGCTTTAAAAAGTTCATTAGGAGAGATTTTCTATTGGACGAAGCCAATGGGCTCTTGCCGGACGATAAACTCACGATATTCTGTGAG GTCAGTGTGGTCGCAGACAGCGTTAACATTTCCGGACAAAGTAACACGATACAGTTCAAAGTACCGGACTGTCGGTTGCCCGACGATCTTGGTCTTTTATTTGAAAACCAAAAATTCAGCGACGTCACGCTGACCGTTTGTGGAAGGGAATTTCAGGCGCACAAAGCCATTCTCGCGG CACGAAGTCCCGTTTTTTCGGCGATGTTCGAACACGAGATGGAGGAGAGGAAACAAAATCGGGTGGACATTACCGACGTTGATCACGAAGTGCTGCGGGAAATgttaagatttatatataccgGGAAAGCGTCGAATCTTGAAAAAATGGCGGACGATCTTTTAGCAGCGGCGGATAAGTATGCCCTCGAGAGGCTAAAGGTAATGTGCGAGGAAGCACTTTGTGGGAGTTTGGCCATTGAAAATGCAGCGGACATTCTTATACTCGCCGATTTACATAGTGCTGATCAACTTAAAGCCCAGGCCATAGATTTCATTAATAC ACATGCGACAGACGTAATGGATACAGCGGGATTTAAGTCTATGGTAAATTCCCATCCGCATCTGATAGCCGAAGCCTTCCGTGCGTTAGCCACTCAACAAATTCCACCTATCGGACCACCAAGGAAACGAGTGAAACAGAGCTGA
- the LOC124427052 gene encoding protein roadkill isoform X7: MAVSRVPSPPPPEVNTPVAENWCYTQVLCAQVKVVKFSYMWTINNFSFCREEMGEVLKSSTFSAGANDKLKWCLRVNPKGLDEESKDYLSLYLLLVSCNKSEVRAKFKFSILNAKREETKAMESQRAYRFVQGKDWGFKKFIRRDFLLDEANGLLPDDKLTIFCEVYTFVSVVADSVNISGQSNTIQFKVPDCRLPDDLGLLFENQKFSDVTLTVCGREFQAHKAILAARSPVFSAMFEHEMEERKQNRVDITDVDHEVLREMLRFIYTGKASNLEKMADDLLAAADKYALERLKVMCEEALCGSLAIENAADILILADLHSADQLKAQAIDFINTHATDVMDTAGFKSMVNSHPHLIAEAFRALATQQIPPIGPPRKRVKQS; encoded by the exons ATGGCAGTAAGCCGCGTTCCGAGCCCACCGCCGCCGGAAGTGAACACCCCTGTTGCCGAGAATTGGTGTTACACACAG GTTTTATGTGCACAGGTGAAGGTGGTCAAATTCAGCTACATGTGGACGATAAATAACTTCAGCTTCTGCCGTGAGGAAATGGGAGAAGTTCTCAAGTCGTCCACCTTTTCGGCTGGAGCCAACGACAAATTGAAATG GTGCCTAAGAGTGAACCCTAAGGGTCTGGACGAGGAGAGCAAAGACTACCTGTCCCTGTACCTCCTTCTTGTTTCCTGCAATAAATCAGAAGTCAGGGCAAAGttcaaattttctattcttaatGCCAAAAGGGAAGAAACCAAAGCAATGG AGAGTCAACGAGCGTACAGGTTCGTTCAGGGTAAAGATTGGGGCTTTAAAAAGTTCATTAGGAGAGATTTTCTATTGGACGAAGCCAATGGGCTCTTGCCGGACGATAAACTCACGATATTCTGTGAGGTATATACCTTT GTCAGTGTGGTCGCAGACAGCGTTAACATTTCCGGACAAAGTAACACGATACAGTTCAAAGTACCGGACTGTCGGTTGCCCGACGATCTTGGTCTTTTATTTGAAAACCAAAAATTCAGCGACGTCACGCTGACCGTTTGTGGAAGGGAATTTCAGGCGCACAAAGCCATTCTCGCGG CACGAAGTCCCGTTTTTTCGGCGATGTTCGAACACGAGATGGAGGAGAGGAAACAAAATCGGGTGGACATTACCGACGTTGATCACGAAGTGCTGCGGGAAATgttaagatttatatataccgGGAAAGCGTCGAATCTTGAAAAAATGGCGGACGATCTTTTAGCAGCGGCGGATAAGTATGCCCTCGAGAGGCTAAAGGTAATGTGCGAGGAAGCACTTTGTGGGAGTTTGGCCATTGAAAATGCAGCGGACATTCTTATACTCGCCGATTTACATAGTGCTGATCAACTTAAAGCCCAGGCCATAGATTTCATTAATAC ACATGCGACAGACGTAATGGATACAGCGGGATTTAAGTCTATGGTAAATTCCCATCCGCATCTGATAGCCGAAGCCTTCCGTGCGTTAGCCACTCAACAAATTCCACCTATCGGACCACCAAGGAAACGAGTGAAACAGAGCTGA
- the LOC124426851 gene encoding huntingtin-interacting protein K produces MADEDVNGDSDEQQQEKSQKKAAKYDSGAADLERVTDYAEEKEISSSDGFSCALSIIGDRRNKEAAEKKAKEKELLKVSIKKEDVDLIMKEMEINRNLAEQTLREHRGDVVEALITLTN; encoded by the exons ATGGCGGATGAAGATGTAAATGGAGATTCGGATGAACAGCAACAGGAAAAGTCACAGAAAAAGGCAGCAAAATATGACAGCGGTGCTGCAGACTTGGAAAGAGTTACCGATTACgccgaagaaaaggaaatatccTCATCTGACGGATTTTCATGT gCACTCAGTATAATTGGTGATCGTCGTAATAAAGAAGCTGCTGAAAAGAAAGCTAAGGAGAAAGAACTTCTTAAGGTTTCaatcaaaaaagaagatgTTGATCTCATA aTGAAGGAAATGGAAATTAATCGTAATTTAGCTGAACAAACGCTCAGAGAACACAGGGGAGACGTTGTAGAAGCTCTGATTACACTTACGAATTGA